A single Glycine soja cultivar W05 chromosome 14, ASM419377v2, whole genome shotgun sequence DNA region contains:
- the LOC114383652 gene encoding intracellular protein transport protein USO1-like has product MAFQLKPEPGSPPMSTSTTQKNYKEMSISQLVSVLRVSFQTEDFDKVEEELANRDAKLKAEIEPLREKIEVERLKRIEAEEKLKNRDEQCEKGKRAQQNYEQLLKEVKKNGLVEKNTIEELRQMSLALQRENCELKGLKKKWLDDGKSVGELRSRISVLEEEKSALDALSTKNSELKEAIKIKLTAIEGLRTENCKLADEKRRLETLMENLERKFAEIGVKIVKLEDATQSLLDGLKAEGITVNVEEVGDYKLENDTGGHVPFQRNEDTRHSIDAQSLSKGNKDALGASGFKLELENEIINLDDDDDDDDDDDDDGCTSKGLHGKKVISQIIAENEHPSSSDAIQHKSIFTEAQRFEAIKRKCLSDTQSSTSTSSDDDDSFEFDEGNPPKRRKTAPDSSGVNSLPSYFLTRKI; this is encoded by the exons ATGGCCTTCCAACTCAAACCCGAACCTGGGTCTCCGCCTATGTCCACTTCCACCACCCAGAAAAACTACAAAGAAATGAGCATTTCTCAGCTTGTCTCGGTTTTGCGTGTTTCGTTTCAAACGGAGGATTTTGATAAAGTTGAGgaagaattggcgaacaggGACGCCAAACTTAAGGCGGAGATTGAGCCACTCCGGGAGAAGATCGAGGTGGAGAGGCTCAAGAGGATTGAAGCcgaagaaaaacttaaaaatagagATGAGCAATGCGAAAAGGGGAAAAGAGCACAGCAAAACTATGAGCAGTTGTTGAAGGAAGTGAAGAAAAACGGTTTGGTTGAAAAAAACACGATTGAGGAGTTAAGGCAAATGAGCCTCGCTTTACAACGTGAAAATTGTGAGCTGAAGGGCTTAAAGAAAAAATGGCTAGATGATGGCAAATCTGTGGGTGAACTTAGGAGCAGGATCAGTGTGTTGGAGGAGGAGAAGAGTGCTCTTGATGCCCTTAGCACCAAGAACAGTGAATTGAAGGAAGCAATCAAGATTAAATTGACCGCCATAGAGGGTTTGAGGACCGAAAACTGTAAATTGGCAGATGAGAAGCGCAGACTTGAGACATTGATGGAGAATTTAGAGAGGAAATTTGCGGAAATCGGTGTCAAGATTGTGAAGTTGGAAGATGCAACACAGTCTTTGTTAGATGGCTTAAAAGCTGAAGGAATTACTGTCAATGTTGAAGAGGTTGGTGACTACAAGCTTGAAAATGACACTGGGGGCCATGTTCCCTTCCAAAGGAATGAAGATACTCGTCACTCAATTGATGCTCAGTCTCTTAGCAAAGGGAATAAGGATGCTCTAGGTGCATCAG GGTTCAAATTGGAATTGGAAAATGAGATCATAAAcctagatgatgatgatgatgatgatgatgatgatgatgatgatgggtgTACATCAAAAGGATTGCATGGAAAGAAAGTCATTTCTCAAATTATTGCAGAAAATGAACATCCAAGTTCATCGGATGCAATCCAGCACAAAAGCATTTTTACAGAAGCACAAAGGTTTGAagcaatcaaaagaaaatgtttatCTGACACGCAGAGTTCTACTTCCACATCTTCTGATGACGATGATTCATTTGAGTTTGACGAAGGTAATCCCCCCAAGAGAAGAAAAACTGCACCAGACAGTTCTGGAGTAAACTCTTTGCCAAG TTACTTCCTCACTCGCAAAATCTAG
- the LOC114384378 gene encoding cytochrome P450 71D10-like, whose protein sequence is MGLELHISLSIILPFFLLVFILIITLWRSKTKNSNSKLPPGPRKLPLIGSIHHLGTLPHRSLARLASQYGSLMHMQLGELYCIVVSSPEMAKEVMNTHDIIFANRPYVLAADVITYGSKGMTFSPQGTYLRQMRKICTMELLAQKRVQSFRSIREQELSIFVKEISLSEGSPINISEKINSLAYGLLSRIAFGKKSKDQQAYIEHMKDVIETVTGFSLADLYPSIGLLQVLTGIRTRVEKIHRGMDRILENIVRDHREKTLDTKAVGEDKGEDLVDVLLRLQKNGDLQHPLSDTVVKATILDIFSAGSDTSSTIMVWVMSELVKNPRVMEKVQIEVRRVFDGKGYVDETSIHELKYLRSVIKETLRLHPPSPFLLPRECSERCEINGYEIPTKSKVIVNAWAIGRDPNYWVEAEKFSPERFLDSPIDYKGGDFEFIPFGAGRRICPGINLGIVNVEFSLANLLFHFDWRMAQGNRPEELDMTESFGLSVKRKQDLQLIPITYHTARS, encoded by the exons ATGGGGTTGGAGCTTCATATTTCCTTATCTATAATCCTTCCTTTCTTCCTCTTGGTGTTCATCCTAATCATCACACTTTGGAGATCAAAGACCAAGAATTCAAACTCCAAGTTGCCACCAGGACCAAGGAAGCTACCCCTCATAGGGAGCATACATCATCTTGGAACTCTGCCTCATAGGTCCCTAGCAAGATTGGCAAGTCAATATGGTTCTCTCATGCATATGCAGCTTGGTGAGCTATATTGCATAGTGGTATCTTCGCCCGAAATGGCGAAAGAAGTGATGAATACACATGATATCATCTTTGCAAATAGGCCTTATGTGCTTGCTGCTGATGTTATCACATATGGCTCTAAGGGCATGACCTTCAGCCCACAAGGAACTTATTTGAGGCAGATGAGAAAGATTTGCACCATGGAACTACTAGCACAAAAGCGTGTCCAGTCCTTCAGATCAATCAGGGAACAAGAGTTGTCAATTTTTGTCAAAGAGATATCTTTGAGTGAAGGGTCACCAATTAATATCAGTGAGAAGATTAATTCATTGGCATATGGGTTACTATCACGGATTGCTTTTGGTAAAAAATCCAAAGACCAACAGGCTTATATAGAGCATATGAAGGATGTCATTGAGACAGTTACAGGGTTTTCTCTTGCTGATTTGTATCCTTCAATTGGACTTCTACAAGTTCTTACTGGGATTAGGACTAGAGTTGAGAAGATCCATCGAGGAATGGATAGGATACTTGAGAACATTGTCAGGGATCACAGAGAAAAAACTTTGGACACAAAGGCTGTTGGAGAAGATAAAGGGGAAGATCTAGTCGATGTTCTTTTAAGGCTTCAGAAGAATGGTGACCTCCAACATCCCCTGTCTGACACTGTTGTCAAAGCAACCATTTTG GACATTTTCAGTGCTGGAAGCGACACTTCATCAACAATTATGGTTTGGGTAATGTCAGAGCTAGTGAAGAACCCaagggtgatggagaaagtgcaAATTGAGGTAAGAAGGGTCTTTGATGGAAAAGGATATGTGGATGAAACAAGTATTCATGAACTGAAATACTTGAGATCAGTTATCAAAGAAACTTTGCGTTTACATCCACCTTCTCCATTTCTGCTTCCAAGGGAATGCAGTGAGAGATGCGAGATTAATGGGTACGAGATACCAACCAAAAGCAAAGTCATTGTTAATGCATGGGCAATTGGGAGGGATCCTAACTATTGGGTTGAGGCTGAGAAATTTAGTCCTGAAAGGTTCCTTGATAGCCCAATTGATTACAAAGGTGGTGATTTTGAGTTTATCCCATTTGGAGCTGGAAGGAGGATATGCCCTGGCATCAATCTTGGCATTGTTAATGTTGAATTCTCACTTGCAAATTTGCTTTTCCATTTTGACTGGAGAATGGCTCAAGGGAATAGGCCTGAGGAACTTGATATGACTGAATCCTTTGGCTTGTCAGTAAAAAGAAAACAGGATTTGCAGTTGATTCCTATCACTTACCACACAGCTAGAAGTTAA